The following coding sequences lie in one Gemmatimonadaceae bacterium genomic window:
- a CDS encoding metal-sulfur cluster assembly factor, whose product MEEQPHPDVPATPSQPSPALADEQIKLALRKVKDPELNLNIMDLGLVYDVLVEDHTVVINMTLTSPGCPAGPQIMNDVERTVRAIPGVEDVVMNLVWEPYWTPERIEPRVRAYMGL is encoded by the coding sequence ATGGAAGAACAGCCGCACCCCGACGTGCCAGCCACGCCGTCCCAGCCGTCGCCCGCCCTGGCCGATGAGCAGATCAAGCTCGCCCTTCGCAAGGTGAAGGATCCCGAGCTCAACCTGAACATCATGGACCTGGGTCTGGTCTATGACGTGCTGGTGGAGGATCACACCGTGGTCATCAACATGACCCTCACGTCACCGGGGTGCCCGGCGGGCCCGCAGATCATGAACGACGTGGAACGCACCGTGCGGGCGATTCCCGGCGTGGAAGACGTGGTGATGAATCTGGTATGGGAGCCGTACTGGACGCCGGAGCGGATCGAGCCGCGGGTGAGGGCGTATATGGGGCTGTGA
- a CDS encoding HRDC domain-containing protein: protein MAQTDPHTPMFLDTPEITARFLREISNTREIAVDTEGASFHRFVDRIYLLQLSTRDHSAIIDPLAVPQLDGLGALMEREDVEVVFHDADYDLRLLRQDYGWQVVRVFDTRVAAQLLGIRAFGLAALLERYFGVKLEKKYQRADWSLRPLTPGMLEYAAQDTMHLLDLRDRMRDDLERAGRMAWAQEEFGIVQNVRWEPDEPGMGFMRIKGARDLDRRQLAVFREVANWRDTVAAELDRATFRVVGNEPLLELARLQPSDRHGLSAIKGMPRGMPEQRTADLLDAIARGKAVPDAELPRFPRSRRWDKDAEFDARVSALKTARDAVAQRLDLDPGVLCAKDRIEAVARRNPETLDELAEVTELRRWQMEALGKEYLEALKPHRGAAGKATEESPYKE from the coding sequence GTGGCGCAGACCGATCCCCATACTCCGATGTTCCTGGACACGCCGGAAATCACGGCGCGGTTTCTGCGCGAGATCTCCAACACGCGTGAGATCGCCGTCGATACCGAAGGGGCGAGCTTCCACCGCTTCGTGGATCGAATCTACCTGCTGCAGCTCTCCACGCGCGACCACTCCGCGATCATCGATCCGCTGGCCGTCCCGCAGCTCGACGGGCTGGGCGCGCTCATGGAGCGCGAGGACGTGGAAGTGGTGTTCCACGACGCCGACTACGACCTGCGGCTGCTGCGGCAGGACTACGGCTGGCAAGTGGTGCGCGTGTTCGACACGCGCGTGGCCGCGCAGCTCCTGGGCATCCGGGCGTTCGGGCTGGCCGCGCTGCTGGAGCGCTACTTCGGCGTGAAGCTGGAAAAGAAGTACCAGCGCGCCGACTGGTCGCTGCGGCCGCTCACGCCGGGCATGCTGGAGTACGCCGCCCAGGACACGATGCACCTGCTCGACCTCAGAGACCGGATGCGCGACGATCTCGAGCGGGCGGGACGCATGGCGTGGGCCCAGGAGGAGTTCGGCATCGTGCAGAACGTGCGGTGGGAGCCCGACGAGCCCGGCATGGGGTTCATGCGCATCAAGGGCGCCCGCGACCTCGACCGGCGCCAGCTCGCCGTGTTCCGCGAGGTGGCCAACTGGCGCGACACCGTGGCCGCCGAGTTGGATCGCGCCACCTTCCGCGTGGTGGGCAACGAGCCCCTGCTCGAGCTGGCGCGCCTGCAGCCGTCCGACCGACACGGCCTCTCCGCCATCAAAGGCATGCCGCGCGGCATGCCCGAGCAACGCACCGCCGATCTGCTCGACGCGATCGCGCGCGGCAAGGCCGTGCCCGACGCCGAGCTGCCGCGCTTTCCGCGCTCCCGCCGCTGGGACAAGGACGCGGAGTTCGATGCCCGCGTCTCGGCGCTCAAGACGGCGCGCGACGCGGTGGCGCAGCGCCTCGATCTCGATCCGGGAGTGCTCTGCGCCAAGGATCGCATCGAAGCGGTGGCGCGGCGGAATCCGGAAACGCTCGACGAGCTCGCCGAAGTGACCGAGCTGCGTCGCTGGCAGATGGAAGCCTTGGGGAAAGAGTATCTGGAGGCGTTGAAGCCGCATCGCGGAGCGGCGGGAAAGGCGACGGAGGAGTCGCCATACAAGGAGTGA
- a CDS encoding thioesterase family protein — protein sequence MSSALPEAVFHIYPTDCDMLGHLNHATMLGFLERARWALLEHHMTAHEMVRQPVFPVVRHVDIGYLAQTLPGEDLVIRSGIVRVGNTSYTVRQEARKAGTAELVAEASLVIVAIDRSGVPVAVPGEWKAMMPAWEPPA from the coding sequence ATGTCCAGCGCACTCCCCGAAGCCGTGTTCCACATCTATCCCACCGACTGCGACATGCTCGGGCACCTGAACCACGCCACGATGTTGGGATTCCTGGAGCGGGCGCGGTGGGCGTTGCTGGAGCACCACATGACGGCCCACGAGATGGTCCGGCAGCCGGTGTTCCCGGTGGTGCGCCACGTGGACATCGGCTATCTGGCCCAGACGCTGCCCGGCGAGGACCTGGTCATCCGCTCGGGCATCGTGCGCGTGGGCAACACCAGCTACACCGTGCGCCAGGAGGCCCGGAAGGCGGGCACGGCCGAGTTGGTAGCCGAGGCGAGTCTCGTGATCGTGGCCATCGACCGGTCGGGCGTGCCGGTTGCGGTGCCCGGCGAATGGAAGGCGATGATGCCGGCGTGGGAACCCCCGGCGTGA
- a CDS encoding isoprenylcysteine carboxylmethyltransferase family protein, whose protein sequence is MPTDATPSETAAPVSPTEASPAARVGAVLFRNRSWLPVPFVVVPLLAPGKLSAAQWLIGALIVALGEAMRLAGVAAAGTVTRRRSRDVQRLVTYGIFSWVRNPLYIGNFVIWIGFGVVSGVYWFLPMALALFGVEYALIVRYEEGVLESIFGDEYLAYKQRTPRWIPRPPAEADAGPHDWGEAWRSEISSFLQYAALAILFAVKGRLN, encoded by the coding sequence ATGCCCACTGACGCCACACCGAGCGAGACCGCAGCGCCCGTCTCGCCCACCGAAGCCAGCCCCGCGGCGCGCGTGGGCGCCGTGCTGTTCCGGAACCGCAGTTGGCTGCCGGTGCCGTTCGTGGTCGTGCCGCTGCTCGCGCCCGGCAAGTTGAGCGCCGCGCAGTGGCTGATCGGCGCCCTGATCGTCGCGCTGGGCGAGGCCATGCGTCTGGCCGGCGTGGCGGCCGCGGGCACCGTGACCCGGCGCCGGTCGCGCGACGTGCAGCGCCTGGTGACGTACGGGATCTTCTCCTGGGTACGCAACCCGCTCTACATCGGGAACTTCGTGATCTGGATCGGCTTCGGAGTGGTGTCGGGCGTGTACTGGTTCCTGCCCATGGCGCTGGCGCTGTTCGGCGTGGAGTACGCGCTGATCGTCCGCTACGAAGAAGGCGTGCTCGAGTCGATCTTCGGCGACGAATACCTGGCCTACAAGCAGCGCACGCCGCGATGGATTCCGCGCCCGCCGGCCGAGGCCGACGCGGGGCCGCACGACTGGGGCGAAGCCTGGCGCAGCGAGATCAGCTCGTTCCTGCAGTACGCCGCGCTGGCCATCCTGTTCGCCGTGAAGGGCCGGCTCAACTGA
- a CDS encoding CehA/McbA family metallohydrolase, translating into MRVNRWAAAGAVAVLSLALAVGSGEAGPSRYGQTDRVERHMLPEVTTGPLDPRFSPDGQWIAFSMRGDIWKIPAAGGEAVALTQGPHYYFEPAWSPDGKQIALSMDVDGNLDIGVVSADGGAVRRVTDNPRIDVEPAWSHDGSGVYFVSDRGGRFHIFRHDLAANTDSMITTEAGDQFQPAVSPDGTQLAYVGTVTGRLGTGGIWVRPTAAGEPRLVHYEETEYRTKPAWTPDGRALLYVSDEMGSNDVDIVGASGGNPVRLTADQGDEYAPSPSPDGSRFAFVSNRSGPTVLYTADMGGGPFASWHAVPIRSRRPRVATGRVRVTVLGPDGKALPARIYVAASDGRSYAPDGGFQRVLSATETHYFDTMRPFEVEVPAGQTTIEAMHGFEYQPHHVTVDVPAGGVRSATIRLTPMVNLPARGWYSGDTHIHDLHQGRWGLSHRDFFDELVAEDIHVTNALIHMDGTRIMGRWSDLTGKPSPLSTPDYILQYGEEFRGSLGHIAMLGINHYVLPFESGLPYTAYAQPEMDYRYIDSTDAQGGMAGYAHPYHDRVTTPASGANSLIPVDVALGKGDFYDIASDYSDEIASDEMYFRLLNAGFRLPATAGTDNFSDVWRDPPPGTDRAYVHVRGPLTLGNWYAGIRAGHSFASTGPLLFLTVNGREMGDEITLAAGAPAALRVTADARSITPMGRLEIIVNGHVVDSVMAGDSSHLAFDAPVAVPQGGWIAARVLGPPSRYVGDNYAFAQTTPVYVVRDGRRYTSPADARFLAELVEAIWTRTDRTAAWRTPEERAAFHAGIERARRVYQRIAGDSAAGALLDPSSAAMNQRAPDHFRVRFETSRGDFVVDVPRAWSPRGADRFYNLVQHGFFDDGRFSRVIAGFIAQFGLNADPRVIAAWKHATIADDSVRTTNARGTFAFAMTGPNTRTTQLYINLVDNTRLDAQGFSPVGRVVSGMDVVDRIYSGYGERAGGGVRAGKQGPIEKEGNAWLERNFPKLDYIIRATVIPD; encoded by the coding sequence ATGCGCGTGAACCGATGGGCTGCCGCCGGCGCCGTCGCGGTTCTCTCGCTCGCCCTCGCGGTGGGTTCCGGCGAGGCGGGCCCGAGCCGCTACGGCCAGACCGATCGCGTGGAGCGCCACATGCTCCCCGAAGTGACCACGGGCCCGCTGGACCCGCGGTTCAGCCCCGACGGCCAATGGATCGCCTTCTCCATGCGGGGCGACATCTGGAAGATTCCCGCCGCGGGCGGCGAAGCCGTGGCCCTCACCCAGGGTCCGCACTACTACTTCGAGCCCGCGTGGAGTCCCGACGGCAAGCAGATCGCGCTGTCCATGGATGTGGACGGCAACCTCGACATCGGCGTGGTGAGCGCCGACGGCGGCGCGGTGCGGCGCGTGACCGACAACCCGCGCATCGACGTGGAACCCGCGTGGAGCCACGACGGTAGCGGCGTCTACTTCGTGAGCGACCGCGGCGGCCGGTTCCACATCTTCCGCCACGATCTCGCCGCCAACACCGACTCGATGATCACCACCGAGGCCGGCGATCAGTTCCAGCCGGCCGTCTCGCCCGACGGCACGCAGCTCGCGTACGTGGGCACCGTCACCGGCCGGCTGGGCACCGGCGGCATCTGGGTGCGGCCCACCGCCGCCGGCGAGCCGCGCCTGGTGCACTACGAGGAGACCGAATACCGCACCAAGCCCGCCTGGACCCCCGACGGCCGCGCGCTCCTGTACGTGTCCGACGAGATGGGCTCCAACGACGTGGACATCGTCGGCGCGTCGGGCGGCAATCCGGTGCGGCTCACGGCGGACCAGGGCGACGAGTACGCGCCGTCCCCCAGCCCCGACGGCTCGCGGTTCGCGTTCGTATCCAACCGCAGCGGCCCCACGGTGCTGTACACCGCGGATATGGGCGGCGGACCGTTCGCGTCGTGGCACGCGGTGCCCATTCGCTCGCGCCGGCCGCGCGTGGCCACGGGGCGCGTGCGCGTGACCGTGCTCGGACCAGACGGCAAGGCGTTGCCGGCGCGCATCTACGTGGCGGCCAGCGACGGCCGCTCGTACGCGCCCGACGGCGGGTTCCAGCGCGTGCTGTCGGCCACCGAGACGCACTACTTCGACACCATGCGACCGTTCGAGGTCGAGGTGCCGGCCGGACAGACCACCATCGAGGCGATGCACGGATTCGAGTACCAACCGCACCACGTGACCGTGGACGTGCCCGCCGGCGGCGTGCGTTCGGCCACCATTCGCCTTACGCCCATGGTGAACCTGCCGGCGCGCGGGTGGTACTCGGGCGACACGCACATCCACGATCTGCACCAGGGACGGTGGGGGCTCAGCCACCGGGACTTCTTCGACGAGCTGGTGGCCGAAGACATCCACGTGACCAACGCCCTCATCCACATGGACGGCACGCGGATCATGGGGCGGTGGAGCGATCTCACCGGCAAGCCCAGCCCGCTGTCCACGCCCGACTACATCCTGCAGTACGGCGAGGAGTTCCGCGGGTCGCTGGGGCACATCGCCATGCTCGGCATCAATCACTACGTGCTGCCGTTCGAGAGCGGACTTCCATATACGGCGTACGCGCAGCCCGAGATGGACTATCGGTACATCGACTCCACCGACGCCCAGGGCGGGATGGCCGGCTACGCGCACCCCTACCACGACCGCGTGACCACGCCGGCGTCGGGCGCCAACTCGCTCATTCCGGTGGACGTGGCGCTGGGCAAGGGCGACTTCTACGACATCGCCTCCGACTACTCCGACGAGATCGCGTCGGACGAGATGTACTTCCGGCTGCTCAACGCCGGTTTCCGTCTGCCGGCCACCGCCGGCACCGACAACTTCAGCGATGTGTGGCGCGACCCGCCGCCGGGCACCGATCGCGCGTACGTGCACGTGCGCGGACCGCTCACGCTCGGCAACTGGTACGCAGGCATCCGGGCCGGCCATTCGTTCGCGTCCACCGGCCCGCTGCTCTTTCTCACGGTGAACGGCCGCGAGATGGGCGACGAGATCACGCTCGCCGCCGGCGCGCCGGCCGCGCTCCGCGTCACGGCCGACGCGCGCTCGATCACGCCCATGGGCCGGCTCGAGATCATCGTCAACGGGCACGTCGTGGATTCCGTGATGGCCGGCGACTCGTCGCACCTGGCCTTCGACGCGCCCGTGGCGGTGCCGCAGGGCGGATGGATCGCGGCCCGCGTGCTGGGGCCGCCGTCGCGCTACGTGGGCGACAACTACGCGTTCGCGCAGACCACGCCGGTGTACGTGGTGCGCGACGGCCGCCGCTACACGTCGCCGGCCGACGCGCGCTTCCTGGCCGAACTCGTGGAAGCGATCTGGACGCGCACCGATCGCACCGCCGCGTGGCGCACCCCCGAGGAGCGGGCCGCGTTCCACGCCGGCATCGAGCGGGCCCGCCGCGTGTACCAGCGCATCGCGGGCGACAGCGCCGCCGGCGCCCTGCTCGACCCGTCGAGCGCGGCCATGAACCAGCGCGCGCCCGACCACTTCCGCGTGCGCTTCGAGACCAGCCGCGGCGACTTCGTGGTGGACGTGCCGCGGGCGTGGTCGCCCCGTGGCGCCGACCGGTTCTACAACCTGGTGCAACACGGATTCTTCGACGACGGGCGCTTCTCGCGCGTGATCGCGGGGTTCATTGCCCAGTTCGGGCTCAATGCCGATCCGCGCGTGATCGCCGCCTGGAAGCACGCCACGATCGCCGACGACTCGGTGCGCACCACCAACGCGCGGGGCACGTTCGCGTTCGCGATGACGGGGCCGAACACGCGCACCACGCAGCTCTATATCAACCTGGTGGACAATACGCGGCTGGATGCCCAGGGCTTCTCACCCGTGGGCCGCGTGGTGTCGGGGATGGACGTCGTGGACCGGATTTACTCCGGCTACGGAGAGCGGGCGGGGGGCGGCGTGCGCGCCGGCAAACAGGGGCCGATCGAGAAGGAGGGGAATGCGTGGCTGGAGCGCAACTTCCCCAAGCTGGACTACATCATCCGGGCCACGGTGATTCCGGATTGA
- a CDS encoding ferredoxin family protein: protein MPYVITEACIGVKDRACVDVCPVDCIYEGEDQLYIHPDECIDCGACEPECPVTAIFPEEDVPVQLKSFIDKNREVFEGDNPPGRPQR from the coding sequence ATGCCCTACGTGATCACAGAAGCCTGCATCGGAGTCAAGGACCGCGCCTGCGTGGATGTCTGTCCCGTGGACTGCATCTATGAAGGCGAGGACCAGCTCTACATCCACCCCGACGAGTGCATCGATTGCGGGGCGTGTGAGCCCGAGTGTCCCGTGACCGCGATCTTCCCCGAGGAAGACGTGCCGGTGCAGCTCAAGTCGTTCATCGACAAGAATCGCGAAGTCTTCGAAGGCGACAACCCTCCCGGTCGCCCGCAGCGCTGA